A genomic region of Dunckerocampus dactyliophorus isolate RoL2022-P2 chromosome 8, RoL_Ddac_1.1, whole genome shotgun sequence contains the following coding sequences:
- the dgke gene encoding diacylglycerol kinase epsilon isoform X1: MYKKEAVLPDERSFWEEWSLLLWTFVAVIVPVVITLWCSVQRSKRKSHMKEIFRKSRHGWHYTDLFNKPTYCCVCSQHILRGAFCDCCGVCADEQCLRRADQELPCKEIMAPSREDEGMEHRWVRGNVPLASYCAVCKQQCGTQPKLCDYRCVWCQTTVHDDCMETLVDAVQCDLGEFHNLIIPPHYLYLVNKLPRRHPDEYTKLASSCGCGWTPVLVLANTRSGNNMGEALLGEFRSLLNPVQVFDLSQLAPAKALQLCTLLPPGCVRVLVCGGDGTVGWVLDAIDTMKIKGQDQFVPRVTILPLGTGNDLSNTLGWGSGYAGEIPVEQVLRNILDAEVVKMDRWKVEVSSKGLSIRKAKVLSMNNYFSVGADALMALNFHTHREKTPSFFSSRIINKAVYFLYGTKDCLVQGCKDLDKSIELELDGERVPLPSLEGIIVCNIGYWGGGCRLWEGVGDEPYPPTRLDDGLLEVVGVFGSFHCAQIQVKMANPVRLGQAHTVRLVLKRSTMPMQVDGEPWEQGPCTITITHMTQSLMLYHSAEQTDDDDDDDESSASEAENTTPHDSPRPPLAVSAHA, from the exons ATGTATAAAAAGGAGGCCGTGCTGCCAGATGAGCGCAGCTTCTGGGAAGAGTGGTCGCTTCTCTTATGGACCTTTGTGGCCGTGATAGTGCCGGTGGTCATCACACTGTGGTGTAGCGTCCAACGCTCCAAGCGGAAAAGCCACATGAAGGAGATCTTTCGCAAGAGCAGACATGGCTGGCACTACACGGACTTGTTCAACAAACCCACCTACTGCTGCGTGTGCTCCCAGCACATCCTCCGCGGTGCCTTCTGCGACTGCTGCGGCGTGTGCGCCGACGAGCAGTGCCTGCGCCGGGCCGACCAGGAGCTTCCGTGCAAGGAAATAATGGCCCCTTCCAGGGAGGACGAGGGAATGGAGCACCGCTGGGTTAGGGGTAACGTGCCCTTGGCCAGCTATTGTGCAGTGTGCAAACAACAGTGTGGAACACAGCCGAAGCTTTGTGACTACAG ATGCGTGTGGTGTCAGACTACAGTACATGACGACTGCATGGAAACCCTGGTGGACGCGGTCCAGTGTGACCTGGGTGAATTTCACAACCTCATCATCCCTCCTCATTATCTGTACCTCGTCAACAAGCTCCCCCGCAGACACCCTGATGAGTACACAAAG CTGGCATCCTCATGTGGCTGTGGCTGGACTCCTGTGTTGGTCTTGGCGAACACGCGTAGTGGAAACAACATGGGGGAGGCTCTGCTGGGAGAGTTTCGTAGCCTCCTCAACCCCGTGCAG GTTTTTGACCTGTCGCAGCTAGCACCTGCCAAGGCTCTCCAGCTATGCACCCTGTTGCCCCCTGGTTGTGTGAGGGTGTTGGTGTGTGGAGGGGACGGCACTGTGGGATGGGTGCTGGATGCTATTGACACCATGAAGATCAAG GGTCAAGACCAGTTCGTGCCAAGGGTGACCATCCTTCCACTTGGCACAGGAAATGACCTGTCCAATACTTTGGGCTGGGGGTCGGGATACGCTGGAGAGATCCCGGTGGAACAGGTTCTTCGCAACATCCTGGATGCAGAGGTGGTCAAAATGGACAG ATGGAAAGTGGAGGTATCTTCCAAAGGCCTCTCTATTCGAAAAGCAAAG GTTCTGTCCATGAACAACTACTTCTCTGTGGGGGCCGACGCTCTGATGGCGCTCAACTTCCACACACATCGAGAGAAAACACCCTCCTTCTTCTCCAGCCGTATCATCAACAAG GCTGTGTATTTCCTGTACGGCACCAAGGACTGTTTAGTGCAGGGATGCAAGGATCTGGATAAGAGCATTGAG CTGGAGCTTGATGGTGAGAGGGTGCCGCTGCCCAGCCTGGAGGGCATCATAGTTTGCAATATTGGCTACTGGGGGGGTGGCTGCAGACTCTGGGAGGGAGTGGGAGATGAACCCTACCCTCCCACACG GTTGGACGATGGTCTGCTGGAAGTGGTGGGTGTGTTTGGTTCCTTCCACTGTGCTCAGATCCAGGTTAAGATGGCGAACCCAGTCCGACTGGGACAGGCCCACACAGTCAGG CTGGTTCTCAAGCGCTCCACAATGCCAATGCAAGTGGACGGGGAGCCGTGGGAACAGGGCCCATGCACCATCACCATTACCCACATGACCCAGTCCCTCATGCTGTACCACAGCGCAGAGCAGACggacgatgatgatgacgatgacgagTCCAGCGCCTCTGAGGCGGAGAACACCACCCCTCATGACTCACCCAGGCCTCCTTTGGCAGTGTCCGCTCATGCTTGA
- the dgke gene encoding diacylglycerol kinase epsilon isoform X2: MYKKEAVLPDERSFWEEWSLLLWTFVAVIVPVVITLWCSVQRSKRKSHMKEIFRKSRHGWHYTDLFNKPTYCCVCSQHILRGAFCDCCGVCADEQCLRRADQELPCKEIMAPSREDEGMEHRWVRGNVPLASYCAVCKQQCGTQPKLCDYRCVWCQTTVHDDCMETLVDAVQCDLGEFHNLIIPPHYLYLVNKLPRRHPDEYTKLASSCGCGWTPVLVLANTRSGNNMGEALLGEFRSLLNPVQVFDLSQLAPAKALQLCTLLPPGCVRVLVCGGDGTVGWVLDAIDTMKIKGQDQFVPRVTILPLGTGNDLSNTLGWGSGYAGEIPVEQVLRNILDAEVVKMDRWKVEVSSKGLSIRKAKVLSMNNYFSVGADALMALNFHTHREKTPSFFSSRIINKAVYFLYGTKDCLVQGCKDLDKSIELELDGERVPLPSLEGIIVCNIGYWGGGCRLWEGVGDEPYPPTRLDDGLLEVVGVFGSFHCAQIQVKMANPVRLGQAHTVRIILPVF; this comes from the exons ATGTATAAAAAGGAGGCCGTGCTGCCAGATGAGCGCAGCTTCTGGGAAGAGTGGTCGCTTCTCTTATGGACCTTTGTGGCCGTGATAGTGCCGGTGGTCATCACACTGTGGTGTAGCGTCCAACGCTCCAAGCGGAAAAGCCACATGAAGGAGATCTTTCGCAAGAGCAGACATGGCTGGCACTACACGGACTTGTTCAACAAACCCACCTACTGCTGCGTGTGCTCCCAGCACATCCTCCGCGGTGCCTTCTGCGACTGCTGCGGCGTGTGCGCCGACGAGCAGTGCCTGCGCCGGGCCGACCAGGAGCTTCCGTGCAAGGAAATAATGGCCCCTTCCAGGGAGGACGAGGGAATGGAGCACCGCTGGGTTAGGGGTAACGTGCCCTTGGCCAGCTATTGTGCAGTGTGCAAACAACAGTGTGGAACACAGCCGAAGCTTTGTGACTACAG ATGCGTGTGGTGTCAGACTACAGTACATGACGACTGCATGGAAACCCTGGTGGACGCGGTCCAGTGTGACCTGGGTGAATTTCACAACCTCATCATCCCTCCTCATTATCTGTACCTCGTCAACAAGCTCCCCCGCAGACACCCTGATGAGTACACAAAG CTGGCATCCTCATGTGGCTGTGGCTGGACTCCTGTGTTGGTCTTGGCGAACACGCGTAGTGGAAACAACATGGGGGAGGCTCTGCTGGGAGAGTTTCGTAGCCTCCTCAACCCCGTGCAG GTTTTTGACCTGTCGCAGCTAGCACCTGCCAAGGCTCTCCAGCTATGCACCCTGTTGCCCCCTGGTTGTGTGAGGGTGTTGGTGTGTGGAGGGGACGGCACTGTGGGATGGGTGCTGGATGCTATTGACACCATGAAGATCAAG GGTCAAGACCAGTTCGTGCCAAGGGTGACCATCCTTCCACTTGGCACAGGAAATGACCTGTCCAATACTTTGGGCTGGGGGTCGGGATACGCTGGAGAGATCCCGGTGGAACAGGTTCTTCGCAACATCCTGGATGCAGAGGTGGTCAAAATGGACAG ATGGAAAGTGGAGGTATCTTCCAAAGGCCTCTCTATTCGAAAAGCAAAG GTTCTGTCCATGAACAACTACTTCTCTGTGGGGGCCGACGCTCTGATGGCGCTCAACTTCCACACACATCGAGAGAAAACACCCTCCTTCTTCTCCAGCCGTATCATCAACAAG GCTGTGTATTTCCTGTACGGCACCAAGGACTGTTTAGTGCAGGGATGCAAGGATCTGGATAAGAGCATTGAG CTGGAGCTTGATGGTGAGAGGGTGCCGCTGCCCAGCCTGGAGGGCATCATAGTTTGCAATATTGGCTACTGGGGGGGTGGCTGCAGACTCTGGGAGGGAGTGGGAGATGAACCCTACCCTCCCACACG GTTGGACGATGGTCTGCTGGAAGTGGTGGGTGTGTTTGGTTCCTTCCACTGTGCTCAGATCCAGGTTAAGATGGCGAACCCAGTCCGACTGGGACAGGCCCACACAGTCAGG ATCATATTACCAGTCTTCTAG